A window of Desulfuromonas sp. genomic DNA:
GCCGGAGACCTTCATGTCGATAGCAAAAAAATCCCGGCAGGCCAGAGCAATTTTGTTGCCGAGGTCGAGATCCTCGCCCCGCTGGACCTGATTGACGACCAGCCGCGGTGCCAGAACGGACATACTCTCGGCAATCGATTTGCCAATATCGGGGTTGATCGACTGGATATCACGAACCAGGTCGCGCGGCGAACGGATGCCTCGCTCGATTTTTTCAGCCAGAACCTCATCGACCAGTTTCTCTGCATTGAGCGACTTGACGACCCTTTTCAGCTTGCGATAATAGACTGCCTTTAGGAAATGATAGGCATTTTCAACCGAAGTCGGAGTCGGCATGATAACCATCATGCCGTCATGTGCGGCCAGGAAGAAATCGAGCACATTGAAGGCGCTGCCGGCCCCGAGATCGATAAAAATATGATCGGCATTCAGGGAAAAGATCTGGCGGATGACCTTCATCTTCTGGACATGGGCCGGATTCGCCATATCGAGCAATGCTTTGGCACCGCTGATCAACCAGAGGTTCTCGAATTTTGTCGGCAGAAGGATATCCTGAAGACCGGAAACATTTTTACGGAAGAGGTCGGTAAGGGTTCGCTCGGGGTTGTTCATGCCGACAAAGGTATGCAGGTTGGCACCACCGAGATCGGCGTCAACAAGAATGCAGCGTTCGCCGCGGCGAGCCAGTGAGATGGCAATGCTGGTCGTTATGACCGATTTTCCGACCCCGCCCTTGCCGCCTCCGACCGCCCAGATCCGGGGTTTCTGGCCATGATGTTCGGATTCTGTCTGGCTCATTCTGAACAACCCCATGCCTGATTTAAATATAAACCGCGGCTTTCATGCTTTGCGACTTATCGTAAGTGAAGAGTCCGGAGCAATACCACCTTTGTCCGGCAAAACAGCTGAAATGTCAAGAATTTACTGATTTTTGCCCAACCCGAAACTGAGCATGAACACAAGACCTGCCGCCGCGACCGTCAGGGCAGAGAGTACGAACAGATAACTGAATACAGTTTCCGGAGAACGAACCAGAACCGGAATCCGGCCATCGAACAGATCGATAAATCGGCCGACAAATGAGGTCCCGAAGGCGCCCGAAGTAAAAAAGACAAGATTATACAAACCCATTCCGACGCCAGCCTGTTCGGCCGGCAGGGTTGTCGAAACCGTTTTGGCTAAAGCCGACTGGATCAGGGTGAAACCGATATAACAGATCACCAGCACAAGCGTCACCGACAGAGTGCCGACCCCGAGCAGTTTAGCCATCAACAGGTACCCGCTGCAGAGAAATAACAGTCCGAGATAAACCAATGGTACGCTGCCGAATCGGTCAGCCATCCTTCCTCCGACAAAACCGAAAAGAGCGGCACTCAGGGCGCCGGGGAAAATCACCAGGCCGATCTTCATGGTCGGTTGTGCATGGACTATTCGGAGGAGAAGCGGGATCGATAAAAAATAGCCAAAAACAGTTCCAACCGACAGAAAGGTACAGATCAGACCGCGCCGAAAAAGCTTGATCCGGAGAAGATCGGGGCTGACAAAGGGATCCTCGGCTCGCAGGATATGCCGGATAAAGACCCCGATCAGAACAACAGCGACCGGAAGCAGCGCCCAGATAAGCTGGGTCACAAAGATGAGTAGCGCGGCGACTCCAAAGACAAGGAGAACCGCGCCGGGGAGGTCGAATATTTTTTCGCGCTTCTCGTCCGTCGGCAAAAGGTGCAGGGCGACATAAATCGCCAGCAGGGTGACAAATGAGATCGGAAAGAGATAACGCCAGTGCCAGTTGCCGGCGATAAAACCGCCCGCCACCGGGCCGACCCCGGCGGCAAAGGCTACGGTTGACGCTACCGCCCCGAGCACACGACCACGGGCCGTGACCGGAAAATACCGGGTCGCGACGAGCATCGCCATTGCCGGAATCGCGCCTCCACCACTGGCCTGAAGGATGCGGCCGGCCAACAGGACCGGAAAGCTGTGTGAAATAAATCCGAGAAAAGCCCCGATATTGAACAGAGAGAGGCCAATAACCATCAGGCGACGGACCGAATAGATATCTGCCAGCTTGCCGTAGGTCACCGAAGCCAGGGCAAAAACGACGATGTAGCCGGTCATCACCCAGCTGACTTCGGCCGCCGAGAGTCCGAAATCTCGCGCGATATCGGGGATCGCAACATTGAACATGGTCCCGTTGAGGACCGAAAAGAAGATAATACTGCAGAGGAACGAGATCACACGGGCCTGGAACCTTCTGTCTTCTGTGAAATTGATCGACATTTCATACCCGGGAGGAAAAGGATCGGCCTTAATACCGAACGCTACGATAATAGCCGATCAAAGGTAAGCCGACAATCTTTTAAACCTTGCAAATCCTTGCATTTCAACTACATTTCCCTATATATTTGAGTGACGGTTTCAACGAACGATTTCCTGAAGAGATGAGGCGAACATTGCACGAACTCGGCATCACCCGGAGCATCGTAGAAATTGCCGAGCAAACGGCGCGTGAGCAGCATGCTGAAAAAGTTTTGAGTGTCACCGTCGAAATCGGTGAATTATCCGGGGTCATCCCCGATGCCGTCGAGTTCTGTTTTGAAGCATGCGTTCAGGAGTCGATGCTGGCCGGAAGCCGCCTGATCATCAATTTCGTCAAAGGGCTGGGCCGCTGCGAAGAGTGTGGCAGCGAATTCGGTATGGACAACATGACTTTCAACTGTCCGGAAT
This region includes:
- a CDS encoding MFS transporter, whose translation is MSINFTEDRRFQARVISFLCSIIFFSVLNGTMFNVAIPDIARDFGLSAAEVSWVMTGYIVVFALASVTYGKLADIYSVRRLMVIGLSLFNIGAFLGFISHSFPVLLAGRILQASGGGAIPAMAMLVATRYFPVTARGRVLGAVASTVAFAAGVGPVAGGFIAGNWHWRYLFPISFVTLLAIYVALHLLPTDEKREKIFDLPGAVLLVFGVAALLIFVTQLIWALLPVAVVLIGVFIRHILRAEDPFVSPDLLRIKLFRRGLICTFLSVGTVFGYFLSIPLLLRIVHAQPTMKIGLVIFPGALSAALFGFVGGRMADRFGSVPLVYLGLLFLCSGYLLMAKLLGVGTLSVTLVLVICYIGFTLIQSALAKTVSTTLPAEQAGVGMGLYNLVFFTSGAFGTSFVGRFIDLFDGRIPVLVRSPETVFSYLFVLSALTVAAAGLVFMLSFGLGKNQ
- a CDS encoding ATP-binding protein, yielding MGLFRMSQTESEHHGQKPRIWAVGGGKGGVGKSVITTSIAISLARRGERCILVDADLGGANLHTFVGMNNPERTLTDLFRKNVSGLQDILLPTKFENLWLISGAKALLDMANPAHVQKMKVIRQIFSLNADHIFIDLGAGSAFNVLDFFLAAHDGMMVIMPTPTSVENAYHFLKAVYYRKLKRVVKSLNAEKLVDEVLAEKIERGIRSPRDLVRDIQSINPDIGKSIAESMSVLAPRLVVNQVQRGEDLDLGNKIALACRDFFAIDMKVSGNVRADERVLSSLKARRPTLDMFPNSPFADDIERLVRTMCPSTEFRNGRGTYAEL
- the hypA gene encoding hydrogenase maturation nickel metallochaperone HypA, encoding MHELGITRSIVEIAEQTAREQHAEKVLSVTVEIGELSGVIPDAVEFCFEACVQESMLAGSRLIINFVKGLGRCEECGSEFGMDNMTFNCPECESYAVQRIRGEELRVKEVEIE